A single genomic interval of Natator depressus isolate rNatDep1 chromosome 14, rNatDep2.hap1, whole genome shotgun sequence harbors:
- the KCNJ2 gene encoding inward rectifier potassium channel 2, with translation MGSVRTNRYSIVSSEEDGMKLATMAVANGFGNGKSKVHTRQQCRSRFVKKDGHCNVQFINVGEKGQRYLADIFTTCVDIRWRWMLVIFCLAFILSWLFFGCVFWLIALLHGDLEEPANYKPCVSNVNSFTAAFLFSIETQTTIGYGFRCVTDECPIAVFMVVFQSIVGCIIDAFIIGAVMAKMAKPKKRNETLVFSHNAVVGLRDGKLCLMWRVGNLRKSHLVEAHVRAQLLKSRITSEGEYIPLDQIDINVGFDSGIDRIFLVSPITIVHEIDEQSPLYDYSKQDMDNADFEIVVILEGMVEATAMTTQCRSSYLANEILWGHRYEPVLFEEKNYYKVDYSRFHKTYEVPNTPLCSARDLAEKKYILSNANSFCYENEVALTSKEEDESDNGVPESMSTDTLPDMDHHNQAGVPLEPRPLRRESEI, from the coding sequence ATGGGCAGCGTGCGAACCAACCGCTATAGCATCGTTTCCTCAGAGGAGGATGGCATGAAGCTGGCAACCATGGCAGTTGCCAATGGCTTCGGGAACGGGAAGAGCAAGGTACACActaggcagcagtgcagaagccgCTTCGTCAAGAAAGATGGACACTGCAATGTCCAGTTCATTAATGTGGGTGAGAAAGGACAACGCTACCTGGCAGACATCTTTACCACCTGCGTGGATATTCGCTGGAGGTGGATGCTAGTTATCTTCTGCCTGGCTTTCATTCTTTCATGGCTTTTTTTTGGCTGTGTGTTTTGGCTGATTGCTCTGTTGCATGGGGATCTGGAGGAGCCAGCAAACTACAAACCTTGTGTCTCCAATGTGAACAGCTTCACTGCAGCCTTCCTCTTCTCCATCGAAACCCAGACAACAATTGGGTATGGTTTTAGGTGTGTCACGGACGAGTGCCCCATCGCAGTATTCATGGTGGTTTTCCAGTCTATCGTAGGCTGCATCATTGATGCCTTCATCATTGGGGCTGTCATGGCAAAGATGGCTAAACCAAAAAAGAGAAACGAAACTCTAGTCTTCAGCCACAATGCTGTTGTGGGCCTGAGGGATGGGAAGCTGTGCTTAATGTGGCGCGTTGGAAACCTACGGAAAAGCCATTTGGTTGAGGCACATGTGAGAGCCCAGCTCCTTAAATCCAGGATCACCTCCGAAGGAGAATACATCCCTTTGGACCAAATAGACATCAACGTTGGGTTTGACAGTGGGATAGACCGCATATTCCTGGTGTCCCCAATTACAATAGTCCATGAAATAGATGAACAAAGTCCCTTGTATGACTACAGTAAGCAAGACATGGACAATGCAGACTTTGAAATTGTAGTAATATTAGAGGGCATGGTGGAAGCTACCGCCATGACTACCCAGTGCCGTAGTTCATATCTGGCAAATGAAATCCTCTGGGGCCACCGTTATGAGCCTGTGCTCTTCGAAGAGAAAAACTACTATAAAGTGGACTACTCTAGGTTCCACAAAACGTACGAAGTGCCCAACACGCCCCTTTGTAGTGCCAGAGACTTAGCAGAAAAGAAATACATTCTCTCGAATGCAAATTCCTTTTGCTACGAGAATGAAGTGGCCCTCACCAGCAAAGAAGAGGACGAGAGTGACAATGGGGTGCCTGAAAGCATGAGCACGGACACCCTCCCAGACATGGACCATCATAACCAAGCTGGGGTGCCACTAGAACCTAGGCCATTAAGGCGGGAATCGGAAATATGA